One window from the genome of Myxococcus virescens encodes:
- the ccmA gene encoding heme ABC exporter ATP-binding protein CcmA, translating into MLPLSAAPALALHDVSKRYGRRWALARLTYALPAGRSLLLTGHNGSGKTTLLRLLATALSPTAGRVEVLGRDAVAERDAVRRDVALLSHASFLYEDLTAHQNLTVLARLLGLPSPADAASDELARVGLSRRSDSPVRSFSAGMRKRLAIARLLLKAPSIALLDEPFGELDPAGIRDMEAIIAELKASGVTVILATHLIEQGLTLCEERLHLQEGRAVAA; encoded by the coding sequence ATGCTTCCCCTCTCCGCCGCCCCCGCGCTTGCCCTGCATGACGTCAGCAAGCGGTATGGCCGCCGGTGGGCCCTGGCGCGTCTCACGTACGCGCTCCCCGCCGGACGCTCGCTGCTGCTCACCGGCCACAATGGTTCCGGGAAGACGACCCTGTTGCGCCTGCTGGCCACCGCCCTGAGCCCCACCGCGGGCCGGGTGGAAGTGCTCGGCCGCGACGCGGTGGCGGAGCGCGACGCAGTGCGCCGTGACGTGGCGCTGCTGTCGCACGCCAGCTTCCTCTATGAGGACCTCACCGCGCACCAGAACCTCACGGTGCTGGCCCGGCTTCTGGGGCTGCCCTCGCCCGCGGACGCCGCAAGCGACGAACTGGCCCGGGTGGGGCTCAGCCGCCGCTCCGACAGCCCGGTCCGCAGCTTCAGCGCCGGCATGCGCAAGCGCCTGGCGATTGCCCGCCTGCTGCTCAAGGCGCCGTCCATCGCGCTGCTCGACGAGCCCTTCGGCGAGCTGGACCCCGCGGGCATCCGCGACATGGAGGCCATCATCGCGGAGCTCAAGGCCAGCGGCGTCACCGTCATCCTGGCCACCCACCTCATCGAGCAAGGCCTGACGCTGTGTGAAGAACGTCTTCACCTGCAGGAAGGCCGGGCGGTGGCGGCATGA
- the ccsA gene encoding cytochrome c biogenesis protein CcsA, translated as MGKFIKWGLPALALVVLAAGWWLGLAWAPPDREMGDVQRIMYVHVPLQWVAMVAMAINFVVAISYLMKASWKLDAAAEASAEIGLVLGTAGMITGAIWGRPTWGVYWSWDPRLTSQAIMLVTYTGYLVLRRFVEDPEKRATWSSVVAIIGAINLPIVWFSVRWWRSLHQVQSTPKTVDPEMTLALRVSAFGMLFLTIWFLVLRYRQALAERQAEVALPDALPSDLAAAGGANSSRVA; from the coding sequence ATGGGTAAGTTCATCAAGTGGGGCCTGCCGGCGCTGGCGCTGGTCGTTCTCGCCGCGGGGTGGTGGCTGGGACTGGCGTGGGCGCCGCCGGACCGTGAGATGGGTGACGTGCAGCGCATCATGTACGTCCACGTCCCGCTCCAGTGGGTGGCCATGGTGGCCATGGCCATCAACTTCGTGGTGGCCATCAGCTACCTCATGAAGGCGAGCTGGAAGCTGGATGCCGCCGCCGAAGCGTCCGCGGAGATTGGCCTGGTGCTGGGCACCGCGGGGATGATTACCGGCGCCATCTGGGGCCGGCCGACCTGGGGCGTCTACTGGTCGTGGGACCCGCGCCTGACCTCGCAGGCCATCATGCTGGTGACGTACACCGGCTACCTGGTGCTGCGGCGCTTCGTGGAGGACCCGGAGAAGCGCGCCACGTGGAGTTCGGTGGTGGCCATCATCGGCGCCATCAACCTGCCCATCGTCTGGTTCTCCGTGCGCTGGTGGCGCAGCCTGCACCAGGTGCAGTCCACGCCGAAGACGGTGGACCCGGAGATGACGCTGGCCCTGCGCGTGTCGGCCTTCGGCATGCTGTTCCTCACCATCTGGTTCCTGGTGCTGCGCTACCGCCAGGCCCTGGCCGAGCGCCAGGCGGAGGTGGCCCTCCCGGATGCGCTGCCGTCGGACCTCGCCGCCGCGGGTGGCGCCAACTCCTCCAGGGTGGCCTGA
- a CDS encoding cytochrome c maturation protein CcmE — MSPVARNRLIALGALLVAGAGLGFVAFGNIGENLVYYWSPSEMLGQGDKAYSATIRLGGVVEAGSIQWNAEHTTLQFRVADDVKEGAPSVLVRATETPPQMFRDKIGVVVEGTYDKSGVFSSNRLMVNHSNEYRAPKEGEDPRQWRETLSDATAMGAK, encoded by the coding sequence ATGTCCCCCGTCGCTCGCAACCGTCTGATTGCCCTCGGGGCCCTGCTCGTCGCGGGGGCCGGCCTGGGCTTCGTGGCCTTCGGCAACATCGGTGAGAACCTCGTCTACTACTGGAGCCCGTCGGAGATGCTGGGCCAGGGTGACAAGGCGTACTCGGCCACCATCCGCCTGGGTGGCGTGGTGGAGGCAGGCAGCATCCAGTGGAACGCCGAGCACACCACCCTGCAATTCCGCGTGGCGGATGACGTCAAGGAAGGCGCGCCCAGCGTGCTGGTGCGCGCCACGGAGACGCCGCCGCAGATGTTCCGCGACAAGATTGGCGTCGTCGTGGAAGGCACCTACGACAAGTCCGGCGTCTTCAGCTCCAACCGGCTGATGGTGAACCACTCCAACGAGTACCGCGCCCCCAAGGAGGGTGAGGATCCTCGTCAGTGGCGGGAGACGCTCTCCGACGCCACCGCCATGGGTGCGAAGTGA
- a CDS encoding heme lyase CcmF/NrfE family subunit, whose amino-acid sequence MNGTVGYGLVLGGLAFATFGALVGLVSGLRRSDAGFPWVLRAVWGFAACMVGSNLVMVHALVTHDFSVRYVAQVGSRATPLVYTIVSLWSALEGSILFWGLIMGGYIAIFAYIHRREHARYMQLALGTMLAVGVFFAFLIAGPANPWGAVSPVPADGPGPNPLLQNHILMVIHPPMLYLGYVGMTVPFGVAVAGLLRGEIGEAWMAPLRRWTLVAWLFLSIGIILGAWWAYAVLGWGGYWAWDPVENASFLPWLTATAFMHSTMVQERKRMLKLWTLSLALASFVLTILGTFMTRSGIFNSVHSFTQSDIGPTFLVFLGFLLVLCVGLLAVRGPLLVPEGQLASPLSREASILVNNLVFVAITFTVLLGTLYPLISEAVRGVRVSVGEPYFNKMAVPGGIAVLFLMGVGPVLPWGKPDPATLRRQFIIPSVVGLVVTAACFAVGLRGVYPLMTFGLAGFVTVITVRELVAPVRVRMSERKEGFVAALTTSALKAQRRFGGYVVHLGIVLIIVAVAASSAYVKHTSGTLKKGQVIELGGYQMKYLGLVSGEEPHRTYVAARIEVTSPGGKVSELKPRLNYYERSTDPIGTPGVRETPAEDLYVSLMAFSEQAGTASINIWVFPLVGWIWWSIPLLVLGTLIALWPRRKTAVAMAGAPAVGASPLTGGDAERGAA is encoded by the coding sequence GTGAACGGAACCGTTGGCTACGGCCTCGTGCTCGGAGGGCTCGCGTTCGCGACCTTCGGCGCGCTCGTGGGCCTGGTGAGCGGCCTGCGTCGAAGTGACGCAGGCTTCCCGTGGGTGCTGCGCGCGGTGTGGGGCTTCGCCGCCTGCATGGTGGGCTCCAACCTGGTGATGGTCCACGCGCTCGTCACGCACGACTTCAGCGTGCGCTACGTGGCGCAGGTGGGCAGCCGGGCCACGCCGCTGGTCTACACCATCGTCTCGCTGTGGAGCGCCCTGGAGGGGTCCATCCTCTTCTGGGGCCTCATCATGGGCGGCTACATCGCCATCTTCGCCTACATCCACCGGCGCGAGCACGCGCGGTACATGCAGCTGGCGCTGGGCACCATGCTGGCGGTGGGCGTCTTCTTCGCCTTCCTCATCGCGGGCCCGGCCAACCCCTGGGGCGCGGTGTCCCCCGTGCCTGCGGACGGCCCCGGCCCCAACCCGCTGCTGCAGAACCACATCCTGATGGTCATCCACCCGCCCATGCTCTACCTGGGCTACGTCGGCATGACGGTGCCCTTCGGCGTCGCGGTGGCGGGCCTGCTGCGAGGCGAGATTGGCGAAGCGTGGATGGCGCCCCTCCGGCGCTGGACGCTGGTGGCGTGGCTCTTCCTGTCCATTGGCATCATCCTGGGCGCCTGGTGGGCCTATGCCGTGCTGGGCTGGGGCGGCTACTGGGCGTGGGATCCGGTGGAGAACGCGTCCTTCCTGCCCTGGCTGACGGCGACGGCGTTCATGCACTCCACCATGGTGCAGGAGCGCAAGCGGATGCTGAAGCTGTGGACGCTGAGCCTCGCGCTCGCGTCCTTCGTGCTCACCATCCTGGGCACGTTCATGACGCGCTCGGGCATCTTCAACTCGGTGCACTCGTTCACCCAGTCCGACATCGGGCCCACCTTCCTGGTGTTCCTGGGCTTCCTGCTGGTGCTGTGCGTGGGCCTGCTGGCGGTGCGCGGCCCGCTGCTGGTGCCGGAAGGCCAGCTGGCCTCGCCGCTGTCTCGCGAGGCGAGCATCCTGGTGAACAACCTGGTGTTCGTCGCCATCACCTTCACGGTGCTGCTGGGCACGCTGTACCCGCTCATCTCCGAGGCGGTCCGCGGCGTGCGCGTGAGCGTGGGCGAGCCGTACTTCAACAAGATGGCGGTGCCGGGCGGCATCGCGGTGCTCTTCCTGATGGGCGTGGGCCCGGTGCTTCCCTGGGGCAAGCCGGATCCGGCCACGCTGCGCCGGCAGTTCATCATCCCCTCCGTGGTGGGGCTGGTGGTGACGGCGGCGTGCTTCGCGGTGGGCCTGCGCGGCGTGTACCCGCTGATGACCTTCGGGCTGGCGGGCTTCGTCACCGTCATCACCGTGCGGGAGTTGGTGGCACCGGTGCGGGTGCGCATGTCCGAGCGCAAGGAAGGCTTCGTCGCCGCGCTGACCACCAGCGCGCTCAAGGCCCAGCGCCGCTTCGGCGGCTACGTGGTGCACCTGGGCATCGTGCTCATCATCGTCGCGGTGGCCGCGTCCTCCGCGTACGTGAAGCACACCTCCGGCACGCTGAAGAAGGGGCAGGTCATCGAGCTGGGCGGCTACCAGATGAAGTACCTGGGCCTGGTCAGCGGCGAGGAGCCCCACCGCACCTACGTGGCGGCGCGCATTGAAGTGACGTCCCCGGGCGGAAAGGTCTCTGAACTGAAGCCGCGGCTCAACTACTACGAGCGCAGCACGGACCCCATTGGCACCCCCGGTGTCCGGGAGACGCCGGCCGAGGACCTCTACGTGTCGCTGATGGCCTTCTCCGAGCAGGCCGGCACGGCGAGCATCAACATCTGGGTCTTCCCGCTCGTCGGGTGGATCTGGTGGAGCATCCCCCTGCTGGTGCTGGGCACCCTCATCGCGCTGTGGCCGCGCCGGAAGACCGCCGTGGCCATGGCG
- a CDS encoding serine O-acetyltransferase, whose product MGVDAMTFYRLARGLKKRGVPLLPAVLRKAIYYLHSSYIPEDAEIGEGTQLGYGGIGVVIHKASRIGRNCLISQQVTIGGRSGIEGAPVIGDYVRMGAGAKILGNIHIGDFAVIGANAVVVKDVAPGTVVAGVPARVIRQDPDPLGTYQREMGELPPRVSLVSVPSSSTLRQ is encoded by the coding sequence ATGGGTGTCGACGCGATGACGTTCTACCGGCTCGCGCGCGGGCTGAAGAAGCGGGGCGTGCCCCTGCTGCCAGCCGTGCTGCGCAAGGCCATCTACTATCTGCACAGTTCATACATCCCCGAGGACGCGGAGATCGGCGAGGGGACACAGCTGGGCTACGGCGGCATTGGCGTGGTCATCCACAAGGCCTCGCGGATTGGACGCAACTGCCTCATCTCGCAGCAGGTGACCATCGGCGGGCGCTCGGGCATCGAGGGCGCTCCCGTCATTGGTGACTACGTGCGCATGGGCGCGGGCGCGAAGATCCTGGGCAACATCCACATCGGTGACTTCGCCGTCATTGGCGCCAACGCGGTGGTGGTGAAGGACGTGGCTCCGGGCACGGTGGTGGCCGGGGTGCCCGCGCGGGTCATCCGGCAGGACCCGGATCCACTCGGGACGTACCAGCGCGAGATGGGGGAGCTGCCGCCCCGTGTGTCGCTGGTGTCCGTGCCGTCGTCTTCCACGCTGCGCCAGTAG
- the exoL gene encoding spore coat polysaccharide deacetylase ExoL codes for MAAYRRSQSGGRRILIVSYHRVVSDFTGELQRSIPGLLISQETFRRHLEEAHAAGFELASIGDAVDVMNGRRVAKKDLCVVTFDDGYRDVYRYAYPVLKEMGVPAITYLPTAFISTDKRFNHDRLFHLLRRVQERRFRPFYDSLPAPALQLLGPILSGQKTVSASLDDFIGEHPTRVLTEIIDALEQQLGGGADLVPEQGDIMNWDEVRRMARDGFEFGAHTLGHTVLTLEPQDVVEREILESKRAIEREVGITVRDFAYCNGWYSDEVIRVLSANGFRSGVTTEDMPNRIGGDPFTLKRKVLWENFSLGMLGDYSSALTGCQLDDCFGVLGMSSPVPGKRPHFISAPTVGNQLSSAPVRVSPKPATSNELVVGPETATTLQEAP; via the coding sequence ATGGCCGCGTATCGGCGCTCCCAGTCTGGCGGGAGGCGCATCCTCATCGTGAGCTACCACCGCGTGGTGAGCGACTTCACCGGGGAGCTGCAGCGCTCGATTCCCGGGCTGCTCATCTCCCAGGAGACCTTCCGCCGGCACCTGGAGGAGGCGCACGCGGCGGGCTTCGAGCTGGCCTCCATCGGTGACGCGGTGGACGTCATGAATGGCCGCCGGGTGGCGAAGAAGGACTTGTGCGTCGTCACGTTCGACGACGGCTACCGCGACGTCTACCGGTACGCCTATCCGGTGCTCAAGGAGATGGGCGTTCCGGCCATCACCTATCTGCCCACGGCGTTCATCAGCACCGACAAGCGCTTCAACCACGACCGGCTGTTCCACCTGCTTCGCCGGGTCCAGGAGCGCCGCTTCCGGCCGTTCTACGACTCGCTGCCCGCGCCCGCGCTGCAACTGCTGGGGCCCATCCTCTCCGGGCAGAAGACGGTGTCGGCGTCGCTGGACGACTTCATCGGCGAGCACCCCACGCGTGTGTTGACGGAGATCATCGACGCGTTGGAGCAGCAGCTCGGCGGCGGCGCGGACCTGGTGCCGGAGCAGGGCGACATCATGAACTGGGACGAGGTGCGCCGCATGGCGCGCGACGGCTTCGAGTTCGGCGCGCACACGCTGGGCCACACGGTGCTGACGCTGGAGCCGCAGGACGTGGTGGAGCGCGAAATCCTGGAGTCCAAGCGCGCCATCGAGCGCGAGGTGGGCATCACCGTGCGCGACTTCGCCTACTGCAACGGCTGGTACTCGGACGAGGTCATCCGCGTGCTGTCGGCCAACGGCTTCCGTTCCGGTGTCACCACGGAGGACATGCCCAACCGCATTGGCGGTGACCCGTTCACCCTCAAGCGCAAGGTGCTGTGGGAGAACTTCAGCCTGGGCATGCTCGGCGACTATTCGTCGGCGCTCACCGGCTGCCAGCTGGATGACTGCTTCGGGGTGCTGGGCATGAGCAGCCCGGTGCCGGGGAAGCGCCCCCATTTCATCAGCGCCCCCACCGTGGGAAACCAGTTGAGCAGTGCCCCGGTGCGGGTGAGCCCCAAGCCAGCGACCAGTAACGAACTCGTGGTGGGGCCGGAGACCGCCACGACCCTCCAGGAGGCTCCGTGA
- a CDS encoding heme exporter protein CcmD, which produces MMTLSTQMLWILAAAPGQVGSGRIVGGWGYVWACYGITVAMLVLYAVSLWVRRPKAPTDAKE; this is translated from the coding sequence ATGATGACGCTTTCCACGCAGATGCTGTGGATCCTCGCGGCGGCGCCCGGACAGGTGGGCAGCGGCCGCATCGTTGGCGGCTGGGGCTATGTCTGGGCCTGCTACGGCATTACAGTCGCGATGCTCGTTCTCTACGCTGTGTCCCTGTGGGTTCGTCGGCCCAAAGCCCCCACCGACGCCAAGGAGTGA
- a CDS encoding heme exporter protein CcmB has translation MSTSRPRPIGLLTATLALLRKDLLIEWRTRARLNAIIFFALATLLMFSFALGPDTKLLEKNAGGYFWLAILFASVLALGESFRVESENACMDGIRLAPADARAIFLSKALGNTLLLTALGALLVPVMVALYGVRIVTSVVDLGLILLLGSLALSAPGTVYAAISSNARARDVLLPLLLFPLVIPALLSAAKATTLVLQGDPMRQFDSWAGLLGGFNLIYWGVGFLLFPRIIED, from the coding sequence ATGAGCACCTCGCGTCCCCGCCCCATCGGCCTCTTGACGGCGACCCTGGCGCTGCTGCGCAAGGACCTGCTCATCGAGTGGCGCACCCGCGCGCGCCTCAACGCCATCATCTTCTTCGCGCTGGCCACGCTGCTGATGTTCTCCTTCGCGCTGGGCCCCGACACGAAGCTGCTGGAGAAGAACGCCGGCGGTTACTTCTGGTTGGCCATCCTCTTCGCCAGCGTGCTCGCCCTGGGCGAGTCGTTCCGCGTCGAGTCAGAGAACGCGTGCATGGACGGCATCCGGCTGGCGCCCGCCGACGCCCGCGCCATCTTCCTGTCCAAGGCCCTGGGCAACACCCTGCTGCTGACGGCCCTGGGCGCCCTGCTGGTGCCCGTCATGGTGGCCCTGTACGGGGTGCGCATCGTCACCAGCGTGGTGGACCTGGGGCTCATCCTCCTGCTCGGCAGCCTGGCCTTGAGCGCCCCAGGAACCGTCTACGCTGCGATTTCAAGCAATGCCCGGGCACGGGATGTGCTCCTGCCGTTGCTATTGTTCCCGCTGGTCATCCCCGCCCTCCTCTCCGCGGCCAAGGCGACCACGCTCGTACTTCAGGGAGACCCCATGCGTCAGTTTGACTCATGGGCGGGGCTTTTGGGCGGATTCAATCTGATTTATTGGGGCGTAGGCTTCTTGCTGTTCCCGCGGATCATCGAGGACTGA
- the exoM gene encoding spore coat polysaccharide flippase ExoM, with translation MSGGSTSAASGGSFLGRAGPLVLARLFTAGLTLSIPLVLARVLNLDDYGTYYQLFLIATTLYYVLPFGVVQSLYYFLPRADAKRPFLGQTLLFMSAMGLVGAGAVWALLGYVAGWFSNPALAEYRLPLAAYTAFLLGSFPLEVSLTSQGRTKASAVVYLVSDAVRASVMVVPPLLGASLYGMMMAVAAFAALRYLATWVVSLRGATGPLVDRQRFREQLTYAAPFGAAMLLAIPQQNAHLYAVAGAVAPALYALYRVGCFQLPVVDLLYTPTSEVLMVRLGELEREGRLEEGVEAFREAAGKLAYFFLPFAAFLFSAAPEFIGAMFGEKFLPAVPVFRISVLGVVLSILPMDGTLRARGQTRAIFASYAVKAAVTVPLVWLGVKHFGLMGGIGSWAVAEVVGKAMLLARVPAALSTPERKLGVADVIPWQSLGKATLAACAAAAAVFVLRAGAHGAWAHLPTGFLWRVLPLAVAGALFFIGYLVVLHFTGVRPLSLIAGLRARRVG, from the coding sequence GTGAGCGGAGGTTCCACGTCGGCCGCGTCCGGGGGCTCGTTCCTCGGGCGCGCCGGCCCCTTGGTGTTGGCCCGGCTGTTCACCGCCGGGCTGACGCTGTCCATTCCCCTCGTGCTCGCCCGGGTGCTGAACCTGGACGACTACGGGACGTACTACCAGCTGTTCCTCATCGCCACGACGCTCTACTACGTCCTGCCGTTCGGCGTGGTGCAGAGCCTCTACTACTTCCTGCCTCGCGCGGACGCGAAGCGGCCCTTCCTGGGGCAGACGCTGCTGTTCATGTCCGCCATGGGCCTGGTGGGCGCGGGAGCGGTGTGGGCGCTGCTCGGGTATGTGGCGGGCTGGTTCTCCAACCCCGCGCTGGCCGAGTACCGCCTGCCGCTGGCCGCGTACACCGCCTTTCTCCTGGGGAGCTTCCCGCTGGAGGTGTCCCTCACCTCGCAGGGCCGCACGAAGGCGTCCGCGGTCGTGTACCTGGTATCGGACGCGGTGCGGGCCTCGGTGATGGTGGTGCCGCCACTCCTGGGCGCCTCGCTCTACGGGATGATGATGGCGGTGGCGGCCTTCGCGGCGCTTCGCTACCTGGCGACGTGGGTGGTGTCGCTGCGCGGCGCCACCGGGCCCTTGGTGGACCGCCAGCGCTTCCGCGAGCAACTGACCTACGCGGCGCCCTTCGGCGCGGCGATGCTGCTCGCCATTCCCCAGCAGAACGCGCACCTGTACGCGGTGGCGGGCGCGGTGGCGCCGGCGCTGTACGCGCTCTATCGCGTCGGCTGCTTCCAGCTGCCGGTGGTGGACCTCTTGTACACGCCCACCAGCGAGGTGCTGATGGTGCGGCTGGGCGAGCTGGAGCGCGAGGGCCGCCTGGAAGAGGGCGTGGAGGCCTTCCGCGAAGCGGCCGGGAAGCTGGCCTACTTCTTCCTGCCTTTCGCGGCGTTCCTCTTCTCGGCGGCGCCGGAGTTCATCGGGGCGATGTTCGGTGAGAAGTTCCTGCCCGCGGTGCCTGTCTTCCGCATCAGCGTGCTGGGCGTGGTGCTCTCCATCCTCCCCATGGACGGGACGCTGCGCGCCCGGGGGCAGACGCGGGCCATCTTCGCGTCCTACGCGGTGAAGGCGGCGGTGACAGTGCCGCTGGTGTGGCTGGGGGTGAAGCACTTCGGGCTGATGGGCGGCATCGGCTCGTGGGCGGTGGCGGAGGTGGTGGGCAAGGCCATGCTGCTGGCCCGGGTGCCCGCGGCGCTGTCCACGCCGGAGCGGAAGCTGGGCGTGGCGGACGTGATTCCCTGGCAGTCGCTGGGCAAGGCCACGCTGGCGGCGTGCGCGGCGGCGGCGGCGGTGTTCGTCCTGCGGGCTGGGGCCCACGGGGCCTGGGCGCACCTGCCCACGGGCTTCCTGTGGCGCGTGCTGCCTCTGGCGGTGGCCGGGGCACTGTTCTTCATCGGATATCTGGTGGTGCTGCACTTCACGGGGGTGCGCCCGCTCAGCCTGATCGCGGGGCTGCGAGCCCGAAGGGTGGGGTAG